Genomic window (Helianthus annuus cultivar XRQ/B chromosome 3, HanXRQr2.0-SUNRISE, whole genome shotgun sequence):
TTGCAAAGGAGGATAAGAAGTTAAATGCAACATATATAATTAGTGTTGCAAGAAAGCTTGGATGCTCAATCTTTTTATTGCCCGGGGACATTCTTGAGGTACTCTTATTGAAAAAATGAACTAACTTTTTTGAAAACGGTTATAAAATGAATTTTAATTTGCTGACAGGTTAACCCGAAGATGATTCTGATCCTAACAGCAAGCATATCATGTACTGGAGCTTGTTACAGAAGTCtaaaggtgatgaagaagatggGAACATGCCTAAACAAGAGGGCAACGCGCCAGAACAAGATGGGAACGGGTCTGAAGAAGAAGGCAGTGCAGCTGAAGAAGAAGGCAGCGTAGCCATCGATGAAGGAGACATTCTTAGCGAGATGCAAGAAAAGACCACTAAAAGTGAAAACACTAATGAAGGGTGGCGAGATTATGCTAGAACTCGTTTAGCCAATGACGCTAAGGCAGCGAAGAAGGGTGGCGAGAGGCAGTTCAATGTTTTAATCGACGTTTACAAGAAGACATACGCATCAGACGACATTGCTGGGTTATACTGTGGGTTCCCTCTTTCAGCTGCCGGTATTTTTGTTTATCGTGGTCTGTATTTCGGAATGTATGACTCTCTCAAACCAATTCTCCTCACCGGATCATTGCAGGTTAGTTttgttatatatatgtgtgtgtgaataCATACATAAGCTGATTTGGGAGCGGTTTGTTGTCAATTTTACTGCAGGATAATTTCTTTGCTAGCTTTGCGCTTGGTTGGTTGATCACAAACGGAGCTGGTCTAGCCTCATACCCGATTGACAAAGTGCGAAGAAGAATGATGATGACATCTGGGGAAGCCGTCAAGTACAAGAACACATTTGACGCGTTCAACCAAATCGTGAAAAAGGAGGGTGTCAACTCATTGTTCAAGGGTGGAGGTGCTAACATCCTCCGAGCTGTGGCTGGTGCAGGTGTGCTTGCTGGTTGACAATGGTCAAGATCCAACTCttgattctcttgttaagttGACAAACCTTTTGATTATTTATGATTTTACTGCCTtgtagtttacatttgtttcatGTATTAATCAAATTGGCACTTTGTTTCATGTATTAATCAATGGTGACGTTTGTGATATTATGTATGATTTTACTGCCTtttagtttacatttgtttcaaCACATTATTAAGATCAATACCAACACATCTTCAACATTTACCTACACATAAAATTACTTTTGCCTACATATAAGATTACTTTTACCTACACATATATTCATGCCATGTCATCCGCCACGTCGGATGTCATGTCATCTGCCACGTCAGATACCACATCACCTGCCATGTCAGatgccacgtcacctgccacgTCAAATGCCTTCTAAACAAATTGTTGTACTTTTAACCACACATATAAATGCCTTTTAGCCACACATATATGTGTAGGTATAGCTTGCTATATACCTACACATAACTTATGTGTGGGTAATGGCCTATATCCATAATCACGAGTCTACACATCATTACACTTAATTTATGTGTAGGTAAAGACAACTACCAACACACTATATGCTTTTTCCCACACATACTTTGTGTTGGTAAAGCACCAAATTTCTTGTAGTGCGAACAAACCTACTTCATAACGTACAACCTGTTTGACTTCATTGCAATTCAACTTGGAACTTGACTACTGATGCAACATCTAAATTTGGGGTGGGCTTTGTTTAGCAAGTTGAGTATtgatgttggaaaaataggtgaaaatatcatttttcacaaatataggaaaatgattttttcctattttggactagaaataaatataacaaaatgagcgggttttatatatttatttgtgggtttgtgttctatgttgcaagagcttcgcaacgaactaaaccacgtccaaaacggagctaagatgaatgagatatcgatgctcaaagttgagtgtttgaaacattgaatgctgaaacaaaacggaaagtagcaccttgtcccatatcgtaggagagatggaacttaaatgggtatttaaggtggaactctccatccttattgtttcatggaagcacagactagtgtcctcgcgaagggtgcggagcaccctaactcgcattCGCTCGCGCGTGGCgggggcgatgaggcgcaatgtggcgctttgatggcgcacttcgaacgctcgcatcgccgcgagccgcttgagagccgcctttgtatttttgaccacgtGCGCGTGGTGGATCACAGAggctgcaaggaccaagtggtgaAATGGCGTGCGGGTTCGAAGCGCGTGACGTGGCAGTCCGCGCGCGAGTACACGTGGCATGGAGGCACGCGGttgcgcgcatggtgcatgggtcctgatgtgtcgtgcgcggcgcaccagagtgagccgatacggcgcgactgtgtgacgtgctcgtataggctcacaggtgacgtggcgcacgcgcgcatggaccTGGGCCAGTGTGGCacacgcgcgcatggcagtgagccaagaggacgcaccgcgcatggtCCTAAGTCAGTGTAGCGcccgcgcatggcagtgagccaagaggacgcaccgcgcatgagcgtgcagacctgcgcgcgcacaccagtgtgtcttgcgcgcgcgcagaagcttccagcattgaatgacagtgcAGTTACAGTTCAGCTTTGAAATTGACGAGTTAATGgtctttgactgagaattaaatgacgtattaaattgcattgaagacgtttaatgcaatttaaacctctcttTAATTCTCTTTTTGACTGTTTCGATTTAGGAgttgtataaatacagctccatacccagCTGCTAGAGATACCACGAAAACCCAGCAACACAACAGCTTATACAAACTACTCTCTCTCTACTACTGATCTTCATCCTGCTCTcttcaaggtaaccttcgggttgtaggcgaactccggcagtaccactgcttcggctgttgtaccctgggaaacaaaacgagtactcttgggagacttggaatttgttttaagggaagcgtgttgaacacgtgcctcagtcactctgcttctactccattcttgtatttgtctttatttcagttgtaatcgTATTGTAATTTTGCTTTCTTAAtttttgtattgtaatcagtaaataaatttgtttattttatttaaattacgcgaacggttcctacactTGAGTCATGCCTATCGTTGCTGAGCTTAGATATGAGTCATGCCTATCGTTGCGAACGGTTCCTACACTTGAGTCATGCCTacctgaccaccatgaaccttgcgaggttcttaactgaatccgctccccaacctgcggaaggggagaccaacgctcaggctctgagcgcggtagaGGCTTGGAAGCACTCGGATTTCATTTGTCGAGGCTATGTGTTAAACGGGCTTTCGGATGCATTGTATAACGTGTACTACAATGTCAAGACTTCCAAAGATCTTTGGGATGCCTTGGACaagaagtacaaaacggaggatgctggcacaaagaaatttgtggtagcccgtttcttggatttcaaaatggttgattctaaaacagttatgaatcaagtccaagaattccaaattatacttcatgacatctttgcggaaggcatgacacttagcgagacattccaagtggcagcgatgattgaaaagttacctcctagttgggttgattttaagaattatcttaaacacaaacgaAAGGAGATGACTATAGAGGACCTTATTGTTCGTCTTTGGATTGAAGAGGACAAtagaattgcccaaaaaggaagccTTGCGCAGACTAGTGCTCGCGCAAATTTGGTTGAGCATGGGCAATCCTCTAGGGGCGCGAAGGGCAAAgggaaaaaggacaaagggaaagcaaaggctagcaaacttggaccgaagaaaggggttgtgaaaaagaaacctcagacgttccaagggacttgttacaactttgacgagccggggcatcgggctaaccaatgcaagaaaccaaagcgtgagcgtgcgcacatggtggatgaagacggaatgcctttggtggcaatgatttccgACAAAACCGCAATGTTGGATGAGGTCAATGTtgtgaccaacactccaaaaggatggtgggttgatacgggAGCGACCCGTCATGTGTGCCCAGACAGGAGCCTCTTTACCACCTTCAAGGATCTTGCGGGAGATGAGAAGCTGTACATGGGAAATGCAGCCACCGCGGACCTCAAGGGTGAAGGAACGATGATTTTGAAGTGGACTTCAGGGAAGGAGCTCACTTTAAGCAACGTGTTATATGTCACAGACTTGCGCAAGAGCCTAGTCTCGGGATGGTTGCTTAATaagtttggatttcgtttagTTTTTGAGAGCGATCAATTTGTATTAACTAAACGAGGAATGTATGTAGGCAAGGTCTATGCCCAAAACGGCATGTTCAAATTAAATGTAATGGCTGTcaagaacatgaataaaattgctactacttctacttatacgcttgagttttctgattcgaataaatggcatggtagattaggtcacgttaattttaattcaatacgccgtttaatcaatttaaattgtataccaacattccatattgattcacactataaatgtgaaacatgcgttgaatccaaacttacaagatcatcatcaaaatcggttgaacgaataaccgaaccccttgatttaattcacaccgatatttgtgatttaaaggcggtacccacaagaggtggaaataagtacttcatcacgtttattgatgatagtactaaatattgctatgtatatttactaaaaagtaaagatgaagcaataagtaaatttatcttgtataaaaatgaagttgagaatcaacttcaaaagaagataaaagctttgcgaagcgatcgaggaggtgaatatgttgcaccttttgccgatatatgtgcaaaaagtggcattgtacatgagtgtacacctccttattctccacaatcaaatgacgtggcggaacgaaagaaccgtacattgaaagaaatgatgaacaccatgttgataagttctggggtgagccaggaaatgtgggggaagccattctctcggctaattatcttttgaacaagataccactcaaaaagagagacgaaactccatatgagttatggaaaaggaagaaaccttcatacaaatacttgaaagtatgggggtgcctagcaaaggtgattgtaccacctcctaaggctcttaggataggacccaaaactgttgattgcatatttattgggtatgcgcatcaaagtagtgcacatcgctttcttgtacatgagtccaagaatccagatgtacacgtaaacactatcatggaggtaaatcctaacgttgtgtcttactttgaaaatgtgtttcctttgagaagacaaacacatgcaacgtcatcaacacctaattttgaagtaggtgaaagctcatctacaccagttgatgaggtagttcatgataagacacatgaacgacctgaggttgaagaaagtgatcgtaggcgaagtaaaaggccaagggttgaaaaatccttcagtccagacttcgttagctatatggttgagggtgAGCCCAATACATATCGCGAAGCGGTTTCCTATTCAGAAGGACCTAaatggaaagaagcaataaggaatgaaattgattctatattgcaaaatcatacttgggagttagtagatcttccacctggttgtaaaccacttggatatcgttggatattcaaaaggaagatgaaaacttatggaagtattgataagtacaaggctaggttggtgattaaaggatttagacaaaaggaaggtctagattactttgatacttACTCGCCTGTGACGCGTATAACATCGATtagattggttcttgctatagcggctttaagaaatttggaagttcaccaatgGACGTTAAAActgcatttctaaatggcgatttagaagaagagatttacatggagcaacctgaaggtttctctgccccaggtcaagagggtaaagtatgtaaactcgtcaagtctttgtatggcttgaagcaagcaccaaaaaatggcaccaaaagtttgatcatgtcatgattgacaatggtttcaaaataaatgagtgcgacaaatgtgtttatttcaaagacacaaatgaaggttatgtGATTTTATGCCTTTATCTagacgatatgcttatcattgggagtaatgataaaaattatcaaagctactaaaagcatgttgaaagcaagatttgacatgaaagacatgggtttagcggatgtgattcttggaggaaagatcataagaacccaagatggtcttgtgttaggtcaatctcactatgtgcataaaattcttgaaaaattcaactcgggagatacgagtgtagctcgaactccagttgatacctcccaacatctcaagaaaaataaaggagatggagttgctcagttagagtattcaagaattattggcagtctaatgtatctaatgacatgtactagacccgacttggcttacgcggtgagtaggctaagtagatacaccagcaatctgtgcgcggatcattggaaagctatcacgagggttcttagatacataagatacacaagagattatggactgcattatacccgacaaccagcagtgatcgaaggatacactgatgcaaactggatatcagataataaagattccaaatcaacaagtggttacgtgtttacacttggaggagctgctattgcttggaagtcttctaagcaaacgGTCATAGCAAGATCCAGAATGGAATCTGAATTTATCGCTTTGGATAAGTCAGGCGAGGAGGTGGAATGGCTACGTCAACTCGTGGaatatattccaagatggccaaagcctttgccagccatatgtgtacattgtgatagccaatcagcgattggtagagctcgaagcttgatgtacaatggcagatcaaggcatatgtgacgtagacataacacggtacgacaactactctcaacgggtgttatcacaattgattatgtgagatcaacggataacattgcggacccgtttacaaaaggcttaagcagagagttagtagaaacgtcgtcaagaggaatgggactaaagctcGTGATaaatgggaatatgagggaaacctaacttagttgactggagatcccaagatctaagttcaataggacaacttaatcatattaccaaaacggagtcactgtgggggagtaccccaaactaaataaaagggagttatatatacttcctagtccattccaatcagtgacattgAAGTGAGGATAAGCATATTAAGGTTAACGATTTcgggaaatcaaataaccatgatACTTTTAATAATTcatgggaatcacctatgttagagagaagtggggtcgcttcaaatggatttgtggggtgcgcaaatcctagagctctcgcagaaccaggctagtgttccaggaccataataggacacgacaatgaggagttggccaaaccagggaaagtattgtgtgaagtgtattgtcctttacacaaatgggggtatgttcaaggacatcgcgtctacaaACCGCTAGTAAGCTACtatgcttcacaaaagaaggttcaaaggcaacaacctacctatcttgcaatactcaactgtcgaagtttatcgttgaaaagtgtaaggaaaagatccatttccatacatgtgggggattgttggaaaaataggtgaaaatagcatttttcacaaatataggaaaatgttttttttcctattttggactagaaataaatataataaaatgagcgggttttatatatttatttgtgggtttgtgttttatgttgcaagagcttcgcaacgaactaaaccacgtccaaaacggagctaagatgaatgagatatcgatgctcaaagttgggtgtttgaaacattgaatgctgaaacaaaagggaaagtagcaccttgtcccacatcggaggagagatggaacttaaatgggtatttaaggtggaactctccatccttattgtttcatgtaAGCACACACCAGTGTCCTCGTgaagggtgctccgcaccctaactcgcactcgcacacgctcgcgcgcgcgtggcgtgggcgttgaggcgcaatgtggcgctttgatggcgcactttgcactttgagagccgcctttgtatttttgaccacgtGCGCGTGGTGGATCACAGAggctgcaaggaccaagtggtgaAATGGCGTGCGGGTTCGAAGCGCGTGACGTGGCAGTCCGCGCGCGAGTACACGTGGCATGGAGGCGCGCGGttgcgcgcatggtgcatgggtcctgATGTGTCGTGcacggcgcaccagagtgagccaataggGCGCGagtgtgtggcgtgctcgtataggctcacaggtgacgtggcgcacacGCGCATGGACCTGGGCCAGTGTGGCGCACGctcgcatggcagtgagccaagaggacgcaccgcgcatgagcGTGCAGACCTGCGCGCGTAAGGACGCGCGCGCAC
Coding sequences:
- the LOC110928189 gene encoding ADP,ATP carrier protein 2, mitochondrial; translation: MQEKTTKSENTNEGWRDYARTRLANDAKAAKKGGERQFNVLIDVYKKTYASDDIAGLYCGFPLSAAGIFVYRGLYFGMYDSLKPILLTGSLQDNFFASFALGWLITNGAGLASYPIDKVRRRMMMTSGEAVKYKNTFDAFNQIVKKEGVNSLFKGGGANILRAVAGAGVLAG